The sequence TTTATGGTCTTTCCAGTTATTTGTAGTTATCTCACTACCTTCATGTTCTTTTATCTAGAAAATGGGCCTTACAGTTGAGAGTGTACGAGACTGCAATCGAGCTGTTGTATGTCTTCCTTCCTACACAAAGGTAAGGTTGTTCTTTTTGAATATAAGATAATGATGCATGAATTGCTTAAACTTTATTTGTTGGAATCACCTCTTGGAAAAGATAATATACATGAATAAATATCAACCTTTAAAGCAGATATGCTGCACATTTTTTCTCAATTGAATCTTTTGCTTATAAAGTTTGCATTATGGTAAAAACCTCATAGTTGAATGCATCTTCTAGCACTGAATTGCGTTTTATTTTTTCCATAGTCTAACCTAACTGTGAGAGGTTGAGTTTGCGTTTCTCAAAACTGTTTGTCATCACTTCATGCATGGTATAGGAGAGGGATGGCAAATGCTTCTATAGGAAACTACGAGGATGCAATCCAGGATCTAGATATGCCATGAACATGGAACTTTCCTCGGGTGGAAACAGTAATATAAAAGACGAACTTGAGATAATTAAAAAACAAAGTCGCGGAGTAAAAAACTCACCTAAGAAGGCCAGCAATATGAATTGTAGCTCCATTGGTTAGTACATCTCCACTGTTATCACTTTTTAAGACAAGCAGTTTTGTTATCTTTATCGTGAATTCTAGAAAATGCTCCTATTGGGTGACCCCAGTTTCTGTTAAGGTACTACGTATTTTTGGAATATGACTCATTGTCTATGATTTATGTTAACTCCTACTTAGCTGTATGATGTTACAGAAGGTGGTTCACATAATGCGGCTGCATCATAGCcaagcatttttttttcttttgccccCCCCTAAAGATTGAATTATAATTGTTGATATGATAGTAGGGCCATTTCCCTGTTCATTATGTTCAATGACACTGTACTGTTCCCAGTATTGCCAAGAGCAAGCAATTGATCAAAAGCCTGGGATTGATCTAAACGGTAATCCTACTTCAGGAAATGTATCGACTGACCTTAAGCGATATGTTGAGAGAATCTCATTGGAGAACAATTCTGGACACCTTGTTGCTGATTCAAATCCTACCTGGGTGGCTGCACACAGATATGAATGTGGCGGTGTACATTGGCCAGCAGTTTTACCTGCTGAAATAGTTCTGGAAGGTCGATTTCTAGTAAAAGAAATAGAGAAGAGGAAGTACTCCAAGGGGGATATGGATTCACCCGAAGCTTTGGTATTTCCTCTGGTTATTTGTTGCTTTGTGAGTTCAGTTCTTTTCTTCGTTCTTGCCTTGAGAAAGGATTGAGTTCACTAATTGCTCACTTGTTTCATTTTTTTGTAGGATCTTTGTTATAACTATGATCTTTGCTCACTCATTGTTCTCACTTACTGTCTTCAGCTATCTTATGCAGATGAAATTTCACTGAGTGGGTTTTTGCAGGTATACATGCAGCTCAGTTTTGTGTAAAGGCATTTGTCCTCATCTATccgttattttattttcttctaagTAACTAGTCTATTTGAGCAGGAATATCACTTCTAGGTAACTAATCTGTTTGAACTGTATTACAGAAACACAGATGACAGATGAGATTAATGAGAAGATTGAGAACATGAAGCAGGTTCAGGGAGCGTTGTGAAACCCCATTGGAGCAGCTGCCGACTTTGGTGGGGTAACCTTTTGCATTTTATTTATGTTTGTTAAGATTAAAATTAACCTTGACCGGAGAGTGATAGTTATCTTTGTTGTTTGTAGGATGAATTGGAATCTGAACTCGAGGAGTTGGAAGGAGCTGAGTTGGAGGAACAAATTTTACAACCTGCAACCATGGTAATCATGGTAAGATATTGGCAATCATGGTAATCATTTATAATCATGACATGGGTTCTATTGCTTATCAATTCTTGTAATGTTATGattttctgtttgtttttcttGCCTCGCAGTTATGATGAAAAAGctttgacgaagaagattttGCACAAGTAATTGCAGCTTCAGCACCTGCAACTCTACCATCTACAGTTCAGACAGTTCACAGTTGATAGTCAAAAGTTCCAGGTAGCTCTTCTTTTTTGTATGTTTCATTATCTTTCCGTTTACTTGACCTCTGAGCATTATGAAACAATTACCGGATATAAGTTACAATATTTGTTTTTCATAGCTGATACTTACGTTTTTcgtttctctgcttctttgttttgCTTGATGCAGCTGGAGTGATCAAATCTTAACCAACTAATGAAAGCTTAAGGGATTGAATGGTTGGCTCCAGTTGGGGTTCTAATAGTAAGTGTTCTTATGCTAAGTCTACTACCGGACTcctcattttttttctcttttcattgATTGTTACTTGGCATTTTGGGTTTCCACTATTTAAATCTTAAAATGCTATTAGGTAGATGTAATGTACTCTTACTCGATCATTTATCCTTACGTTGTTTGCCACTAATTGATATCTTCCAAGTTTCCTTCACATAGTTTTGTTGTATATTCTCAATAGCTGTGCTTTGCATGATTGTTTAGTTTTCTGGCTGTTTTCACGGTTGCAGCAACATAGCTGTTATAAATAGTCATGGATTAGAAATCATACATGAATCTTATGGCACATAGTATCCTTCTAAGATGTCTTACTGTTGTTTTCATATCTCCTCAGCTATGCGGTGGCAGATCTTTCGAGGGGTTTCCCGTTGGTGTTTCTCCGGCTACTTGAGCTGTTGGAATGACAAGAGGGCTTATACCCCAGAAAGCATATTCAAGCGAGAGGTTCTACCATTAAATGGCATCCATTAGCTCCCTTTGTAGCTGCAATTTTTGAGTAAGTTTCTTCTTATAGTGATTTAGAGAATGAACTGAACTTAGGAACTTAGTAGGTTTCTATGACTTTCCTCAGAATTTGATACTTAACAATAACATATCTTTTTGGTACTTAATAGAATTTCTATTctttttgaatttgttttcttctttgaatTGATTGAATGTTGATATGAATTGGTTGATTGAAAAAAATATTGAATGTAGATTATGGATAGAATGAAAGATGCATGTAGGATATTTGGAATGGCAGGCGTATTTCCAGCAGAAAAATGAACTGCCGATCAATATTGACCTGGTCAGAATTGGTCTGTATTGactaattttgaccaggtcaatattGACTGGCAGTACATTTTTTGCTTTTACCAAAACATTCGTAACGGCTTCAAGATGTTACGATTGTAAGGTTACAAACTTTCGTATCGGCTTGCCTGTTACGGCCGCGATGTAGTAACGGCTAGAGTCTGTTACAAAGGCCGTTACAACgcaaaattcgtaacggccccaTTGCCGTTTTAGTAACGGCTAGTTTCTGTTTCTAATCccaaaatttggtgtagtgtacaTACTCTTAGAATGCATGAAGAAATGTCTATTATAAATCATATTGATGATTATAATAAAATTCTCTTGGATTTGGCAAATATTGAAGtcaaaattgaagatgaagaccaagcatTAGGCTTGCTTTGTTCCTTACCACCATCTTATGATAACTTTGTTGATACCGTAATGTATGGGAAGAATACAATTTCCATGGAAGACGTTAAGGAGGCTTTGAACTCCAAGGAGTTGAAGAAGACCGGTATTGATGGTAAAGATAATTCGGGAGATGGGTTGTTTGTAAGAGGAAGAGGAAAGCAAAAGGATGGTTTAGATAGAAGTAGATCAAAGTCAAGGTCTAAATCTAAATCGGGTAAATTCAAATGCTTTCATTCTAAGCAAGGAGggtatttcaagaaggattgtCCAGAAAGGAAGAATCTTGAGAAGAATACAAACCAAGGTACCGCGAAAAACGTTGAAGTAGAAAGTGATGATGGAACGGTTCTCATGGTTTACACCGAAAGCTCGGATAATGAGTGGATACTTGATTCGGGTTGTACTTTTCAAATGTGTCCTcattgagaatgattttctactTATCAATCTCGAGAAGGTGGAAGAGTTCTTATGGGAAACAATGTCACTTGTAAAGTGGTGGTGTAGGTACAATTCAAATTAAGATGCATGATGGTATTGTGAGGCCTTTAACCAAGGTTAGGCATGATCTTGCAGCAGAAAGAAAATCATCGAGCGTCCTGTTTCAGGCAGGGTAGCGGTGGTCCTCTAGAAATACTGTGGAGCGACTCAGAAACTTGTAAAGGAGGTCATCCATGGGAATAAAGTGCGTAAATTCTCTCAAGAATCAAGCGTTATTTAGGTTTAATATACAGAAAAATAATATAGACGTTTGATATACCCCAAGATATACCTTAACCAAGCCCCTAGTCGTTACGTAAACCATAGAAGCCCTCTATTTTTTTGAGAAGCTCATCTAGGTTATATGAGGctcctttttttgtttttgtttctttgacGAGTCTCGTAGAACTTTCCATTAGCAGTGTCAACACTAACCGTTCCTGGACCGACTCTTGAATGGTCAGAACACTACCCGATTGCTAACGAAGCCTTCAATTCTCCGTTATCGCATAAAATCGTTCAAGCAACTATATAATTACATGCATGTTGCATTTGTTTACCTGACGACTTTCATAACTTTTGAAAACAGAAAAATTGCGCTATACTTAATCTAACATTGGGCATGAAATCATGTTCCAACTGATATTTAACGTGACATTGGGAATGAAATCATGTTCCAACTGATATCCATATTTACCAATTGTTAGTACTTTTAACAAAAAATAATAGATTTATAGATCAAAAATAATAAGGTCGATTTATACGAAATCCATCCGATTGATCTTGATGTTCTTTATTTATAAATAACATGCAGAATAATTGGAAGCTAACATCCACGACTGCCTATTGATTAAATAACTGGAAATAATatcttttttataaaaaaaaaatgatgaacaaAATGAATTAAGTACCTAACGAAGATGAATGAGTTAAATTTACCAATAGGCAACAACCCTCTTTTAGTTTctagattttttttcaaaaataaaaatgatgaaataaaTCAATCAAATACCTAATTAAGATGAATGAGTGGAAGTTAATTAGGGAACAACCCTCTTATAATTTCTATAGTTTGAATAAAATAAAAgtaattataagtattagagGTAAGAGTTTGCGTACCCCTTAAAAACCAAGATGCACAAGTACCCATCTTTTATTAGGTACTTGATTTTCAAAATCAATATATAGTATAcgttagtttcatttctattgtttCCAATCCGAATTTAAAAATTAACTACCCAATTGAAGGAAGAGATATTTGTACACCCTGGTTTTTGGGTTGTACAAATTTGAATTTGGATATTTTTATATCTTTTAGACACCTCTTATAATTATAATGTATTTGGATATTATAAATCCCAGAAGCAAGCCGGGACCAGATGTTGGAAACCGTGTTATCGGACTAACATAAATTTGGAAAAGTTGATCCGGCTAGACAATAAGACCGTATGTATCTTGACTATAGCTTCGTAGTGACAACCTTGATCGAATGTGTAGAATAGGTGGGAGGTTCAATCAATCCTAAAAGACCCATGTTTCGTCTAAGGGTGTCTAACCGCCGCATGGCCCGCATCTTTATGCTCCAAAAAACCGTTATGCAATTTTATAGAAccatgttttagggcatacaagaaaattttAGGGCATACAAAATGATTACTCTAACTAGAGTACGGTGATAAGGGGTATTCAAGGATAGGTAAATTACTTAGTTATCcttaataaatttattttttagTTATCTATTATTTATTTTGTCATTTAAATTCTTTTGCAAAAAGaaatgtatttaatttttttttcgttttttatcttttttagttttctttttctttttctgttttattttttaagttaaaaaacttttcaaaaaaagtaaaataaaaatattttaaaaaattaaaacttttaattttaaaaatatttactattttcttaaagaaaatagtataaaaaataaaaaatatttaattttataaaaatatatttatttttataattctttttacttttttaaaaaagtaattaatttaagaaaaaacagaaaaaaaaaNNNNNNNNNNNNNNNNNNNNNNNNNNNNNNNNNNNNNNNNNNNNNNNNNNNNNNNNNNNNNNNNNNNNNNNNNNNNNNNNNNNNNNNNNNNNNNNNNNNNNNNNNNNNNNNNNNNNNNNNNNNNNNNNNNNNNNNNNNNNNNNNNNNNNNNNNNNNNNNNNNNNNNNNNNNNNNNNNNNNNNNNNNNNNNNNNNNNNNNNNNNNNNNNNNNNNNNNNNNNNNNNNNNNNNNNNNNNNNNNNNNNNNNNNNNNNNNNNNNNNNNNNNNNNNNNNNNNNNNNNNNNNNNNNNNNNNNNNNNNNNNagaaaaaaaaaactaaaaaaggaaaaaaaataataaattaaatatttttttaaaaatattttgtctTTTTAAAGTATTTAAtttatttaaaatttaaaaaatataaatttaaaaaaattagaaACATAAATAAGGGCAGTTCTAATATTAAGCAAAATATATAGATAATGGACTTTTAAGATTAGTATCTAATaacccatttttatttttatgcgcTAAATTTTTTAGGTATACCGTAAAACATGGTTCATTTTATAACCAAACTAACTTTTAGAAGTGAAGTAGCTATGTGATGTGTTACATGTGTATCAAAAAAAGGCCCTCCCCGAAAGCCCAACTTATTTGAATCAGCCCGACTCTCAGATGGGTAGAGCACAGCCCGGTTGTTAATTGAGTCTCGCTTAAATCCATTCAAACTCGGAAACAAGAAAAATTCTATAGAGAGCAGAGAGAAAGAATGGAAGCTGAAGGTTCGAGCACACATCATTCACCATATTCACTACCACCTATTCGATTCTACAATGAAGATATACTTCTCTGTATTGATATTGGTCTTGAATCTCAAGTTGAAATGAAAGTTTCAGGACCAAAAGGTCGACCTATTACTAGGCTTGAATCAATTAAACAAGCTATTCTTCTCTTTGTTCATTCTAAACTTACTATCAATCCTGATCATCGTTTTGCTTTCGCTTCTTTGGCTCAAGTTGCTTCATGGGTAAAATTTACTACCTTTATTTGTGAGATAATGTAGTTGGAAATTTTCCCCAAATTatgtgaaaccctagaaaataaAATTAGGTTCTTAGATTTGTAATGGGTTTTGGTCCCTATGGTTTTAATGCGTTTGGTTGTAATTACATTGGGAAATTTACTgaggttttttttgtttgtttttatttcttgAAGCATCAAAAGGAGTTCAGTAATGAGGTTGGCTCCGCAATCGCAGCTCTCCGGGGGTTAGTCTACTCGCATTCTCCACAAGGAAATGCAGATCTTACCCAGCTGTTCAGAATAGCAGCTCATGAAGCAAAGAAATCCCGAGCACAGAATCGTCTTTTAAGAGTTGTAAGTTGTCTTTCCTGTCaaagaatttattctttttaccCGGCCAAAATGAGATTGAAGTATGACATTGATAGCATAACTTTGTTTTAGCTGCTAAGCATATGCTATCAGGGTTAGTTTAGAAGAAGATGGATACTGATCTGTACCTACACATATAATTACGTCTTATATAACTCAAATCAATTTCAATCTAAGAAAATCACTCAGAGTTTTAAGGATCACATGTTGGTACAATGAAGTTAGTGTGAGTGTCAGGTGATAAAGCCACTTAAGATTTCCCCGTCAAGGATTTATACTTTTTAGGTACTTATCTTTACTCACTTGAATGTTTGTCTCTGTAAGACTCTATGGAGAATGTGAAAAACATGTGATAAAGTCCTATAAGAATTCTGACAATCTGAACCTATCTGTGAATATCACTCACAGACACAGGGTAGAGGTTCCCACATTTGTATAAATATTTGGATGCAAATATCATAGTGATACTCTTTAAGTCTTAACTGTTGAAAGAAGATATTTCGCTTTAATTTGACTTTGTATATCAAAATCAATCACATGTCACATATTCACTTGCAAATttctttaagaattttttttttcttttctatcaaGTAAAACTACTAGTCCTATAGTGTAGTCTTTAATGTTTTTGCCTTTAGTAGTATTATTTCGAGATGTGCGTTTCAGTTACTGTTATTTCTTCTCACTTATTTGATGGAGGTATGAAGGGTAGTAGAAACTATTGCCAGATTGAGATTGAAGTATGACATTTGATAGTATAACATTGTTTAGCTACTAACCATTTGCCGCCATAGTTAGTTTTCGATTAGATGTGTAGTCATCTGTACCTTACGTGAGTCTAATACTCATTTATGCTCGACTTTATGAAGAACTCCATACACGTGTTATTACGTTCTGCAACTTTAATTATTCAGACACTTACAACCTATCTAAAAAGATCACTCGAAGGGTAGAGGTTCCCACAAAGGTACTAACATTTAGGTTGTAGTGTCCTGTGATGAAGCCACTTACAGTTTCCTCCCGATCATGGATTTATGCTTTTCAAGAAGATAGGTAGTTATGTTTACATCACTTGAGTCTAATACTTGTCTCTGTGGGACTACTCTATGAAAAACACCAAAAACATGTGATGGGGTCTTGCAAGAACTCTGACTATCTGAAAAGCATTGGTTTAGAAACTGTTGCCAAATTGAGATTGAAGTATGAGATTGATGGTATAATATTGGTTTAGCTATTAACCATTTGCCGTTATGATTAGTTTTGAATAAGATAGGTAGTCATCTGTACATCACTTGAATGTGGAATCTAAATACTCCATATCAACCTATCTATGAAGATCACTCAAAGAGTAGAGGTTCACACATTGGTACAAAGGTTTAAGTCGTAGTCATGTGATAAAACCACTTACAATAATCCCATAATGATCTTATGCTTTTCAAGAAGATAGGTAGTTATCTTTGCATCACTTGAAGCTAATACTCGTTTGTGTACGACTTTATGAAGAACACCAAAAACTGTGATGAAGTCCTACAAGAACTCTGACTGTCTGAACCTATCTGAAAAGATCACTAATAATCACATGGTAGCTTAGTAGCCAGGAGCGGGAACGGGGACGGGAGCGGGAACGGAAACGGAAACGCGAAtcgtaaaattttcaaaaaataaaattcgCAGAACGCGTTGGGAACGTAAATTACAATTTTTTAACAATCTTAGTTATATTACTAATTTTCTAATTTTGCAACCAATAAATAAGACATAAACCTTAAATATTTAGAAAATATTAATCATGTTCGAGAATATATCTCATTCATTGATTTTTTTTGCCTCTTGTGTTTGTTACGGGCACTCTGAACTCTAATTTGTGCTTGTGTTTCCTGCTCTTGTGAActtggaggtggaggtggaggtggaggtgttgGTGTAGGGGAGGATGGAGGGATAAGAGCTGGTGTTGGTGTTGTAAAGTAATTTGCTTCATCATCAAATACAGCGTCTCGTTCCCTTGCCTCAATTACTTCAATAGCTTCTTCAATGTTGTTTTCTTCTGGATTTACATCCCAATTTCTATACAGATTCCCATAATCTGCTCTTTGCCTTGCAAGAAGACGTTGATTATAGTGAACATACACAAGCTTTTCAGCCCTATCAGCTCCCAATTTGTTTCTCTTTACACTGTGGATGTAGCTATATGTGCTCCAACATCTTTCTGCACAAGACGAGTTAACACTTTGAGACAACACTCTCATAGCTAAGTTGTAAAGCTCTGGTGCTCCTCCGCCGTATAAACCCCACCACTGTTTTGCACTCATCTTTGCTCTATCCGCTATAGCTTGTGGGCGCGCGAAACAACCTCCATTActtacaaaatcactaatttgatGTCGTATAACCGCAGCTTCTTCCGGCACTGGAAACATCTTATCTATAGCAGCTAGATATCCATCTTGAACTTCTTGGTCGAAGTTAGGCTTCTTCCTACTAACGCCACCAGGAGCTGGTTTCATTAGCCATGCATTCGTGTAATACTTAGGGACAAGCAAATAAGCTAAACAGTGCAATGGGATATTTGTTTTACTCCATCTCTGGACCACAATTTGCTGAGTAATATCTCGAATCATTATATCATCTGCAAGTGTGTCTTGTAAATTTCCCAGCATCGTATCCATTTGCTCATATGCTTCTCCTATAACGGCCTTATCGGAATCTGAAAATCTAAGCATTATATATATCGGCTTCGTTATTCGCAACACCTTCTCCGCATTACTCCAAAAATTCCCATCCATGACAATTGAGGTGATTTTTGCATGTTCTTCTGCATTTGCAGGTTTCTTAAGTTCTTTCcattcttctgataataccatgGAAATCAAAGAAGCTCTTACCTCGACAATCCGGGACAACACGACGAAATGAAATCCAAACCGTGTCTTCTTTGATTTGAGAACCTCCAAATGGGAAAACTTCTTAAATAAAGCAAGACATTGAGAATGATTCCTCACGAACTTCACAATGTCCTTGCCTTTTGTATATGTTTCTTTCACAAATGAAATGGCTGGTTCCTTGGATTTTGCTATGTCCTTCATTAATAAATTTAGGGTGTGTGCTAAACAACCCGACCAAAATATATGGGGATACTTTTGTTCTATGATTTCTCCAGCCAGTTTGCAATTTGCCGCATTGTCTGTGAGGACTTGTATAACATTCCAAGGCCCAATCTCTTCAATTGCTTTCAAGAGAATCGCAGAAATGTTCTCACCAGTTTTCTCTATTCCTGAGACGTCGTGTGCGCTTAGAAACATTGCTTTGCCGTCTGATACCGCCATAATATTTATTAATGATGTATTTTTCACATTTGACCAACCATCAGAGACATTGGAAGATTTGGATCATAGTTTTACAGACCCACCGTGATACACATCTTTTGATGCTTTCTAATACGGAGACATATATTCAGATGAAACTGATGGTTTAGTTCCAATATGTGAATATAACAGCTTATATTCCCAATTGGAAGATGCATTCTTGATAAATGTCAGCACTTAGTTTCAAAACTGAAATCGATTCTGTATTTAAAGGCATGGTATTATTTCTTAAACTTTGTTTGATCATCCCCCCGAATGTTGATGCTTACGCTTGTTAAACTATGTCACTTTTCAGATTCTCATATACTGCAGGTCGTCATCAAAACCACAGTATCAGTGGCCAGCTAACCAGAAAACATTCACCTTGGATGTCATCTACCTCCATGACAAACCTGATCCTGAGAAAAACTGCCCTCAAGATGTATATGACTCTCTTGTAGATGCTCTTGAACATGTCAGTGAACATGAAGGCTACATATATGAGAGTGGTCAAGGCCTTTCACGTGTGCTTTTCCGTCTGATGTGTGTGttattatctcacccacaacaacgTTGTGTCCAAGATGATGTCGACGTCCCTAAATCGCTTACAAAGAAGTCCCCTTCTGTTGAAATCATTCCTGCGGAAGAGAATATTCCCGTCTCCCAGTGATTCCATATAGGTACAGAAGTTAAAACAtccacttcttctttttttgctgCAAATGTAGAGTTTGTGTTATTAATATTTGCATAGCTTGTCAtgtttttattattaaatttGTAACTTGACTGAGAAAAATATATCTTCTTCCTGTCATTTTCATGTATAAATTTGTTGAAAATCACTTTCACCTTTTGATAAGTTAACAACTCTTATCGCTTCCTTATCTTTTGCGTGTTCTTCGACTGTACGTTTTACCAGAACTCAATTCGTTTCCCTTGTTTCTGGTTCCATTCTTTAACCTGTATTGATAACCAAGACAGGTAATCAGTTCCTTTCTCTGGTTCCATTTTCTTTTAGATATGTCAAATGAAATCAGTTGGACTATATGAAAACGCATTCTTCCTGTATCTGGGGGATATGTTAATCAATATTGATTCTTGCACGTATTGTTGACATAGCATGTTTCACACCAAACACCACAATTAGGATGTGGAATGAGGATCTTATCTGTTCTCACAAGCTGTGTTCAAGGTTGCTTGTTTCAAATGATTACTTTTGTACTTAAGTTTCATTAAATATTTAGTCAAAGAATTCTCTTAATGACACAATTTTTTTCTCAAGTACTGTTGTATATTATTGAACCAGTGGTTCTATATGAACCAAGGGGAAAAAACTAAAGCAAAACCGCCACACACAGAACCAGCCCTTACGTGAGcggttttttcttttgtttttccacTCGGTTCATCAAGCAATTCTGTTATTAAACTCTGTGCGTTAAAGATCAACAAACAATCAGAACCGAATGTCATGTAATACATTTTGGGTTGTCCGAAAAAATATCTTCCCAACAAATTTGTAGGTTCAATCCAAGACTCGTATTGATTCTGGATAGAATAGGATCATTCACGTCCCTATTATACCACTAGGAAAAAAATTATCATTAGCTCAAGCCGAAGATAATATTAACAATTAATTAGTGTATTTTGAGCAACCCTTTGCAAATTAAAAACTCCTAATACCTTTTGAAATAAGCAAACCTTTCCaattaattagcactaattacTTGTAGAGGTTCTCAACAACTTGTAACTAAACTTGTTCATTTTTTCTCCACTAGTGTGTGTCATATTCACCAAAAATGATTATTAATTATCCATTTGAACCTAAATGGTCATTAAACCAAATATAAGAAACCTAAGATTCAAAAGACAAAAGAAGAAAGTTAAAAAAGGGTAGACATAGGGGATGATTAAAGAAATGAAATCTACTCAAATGGTGGATCTCAAGTTGCCTGCATTGAAGAGCTAGCTTCCTCTCTCGTGCATTGCATTTTTTTTTATGTCTTA comes from Papaver somniferum cultivar HN1 chromosome 7, ASM357369v1, whole genome shotgun sequence and encodes:
- the LOC113295724 gene encoding uncharacterized protein LOC113295724, yielding MEAEGSSTHHSPYSLPPIRFYNEDILLCIDIGLESQVEMKVSGPKGRPITRLESIKQAILLFVHSKLTINPDHRFAFASLAQVASWHQKEFSNEVGSAIAALRGLVYSHSPQGNADLTQLFRIAAHEAKKSRAQNRLLRVILIYCRSSSKPQYQWPANQKTFTLDVIYLHDKPDPEKNCPQDVYDSLVDALEHVSEHEGYIYESGQGLSRVLFRLMCVLLSHPQQRCVQDDVDVPKSLTKKSPSVEIIPAEENIPVSQ